The stretch of DNA TGGTCGACCGGTTCGGGACGCTGCTCAAGCACGTCGCCAACGGCGACGGCTTCGTGACGCGGCTCCAGATGCTCGCGCGCACCCTTCCCGCCGACCCGGACGCCCACGCCAAGGACGTCACCGTACGAGGCGACGACCGGGCACTGCCCTGGCTTCAGCAGTCGTACGAGCAGCTCCAGTCGATGGTCTCCACCAGCAGCGAGCAGCACCGCGCGTACCTCGTGGCCTGCATGCACTACTCCCGCGACCTGGCCGCCGAGGCCCAGGCGATGGCCCGCGCCAGCCGCCCGCACGGAGGCCGGAAGCTCGACAAGGACGCCGGTCTCGCGGTCGTCATGGCGCGCGAACTGACCGACATCTGCTCGCGGCTCCAGGAAGCGGACATCCGCGTACGACAGCCGCTGGGCCAAGGGCGGCTGTCGTCCCTCGTGCACTCCATGTACGACCCGGACCACCCCATCGACCACATCCAGGCGATGACCAAGCGCAACGCATGGCCCGCCGAGCTCGACGCCATGGAGCCCACCTACCTCCAGGCCAAGACCCGTGAGTCCTCCACCCGCGCGCCCTGGTGTCACGCCACGGCCTGGGTGAAGGAGTGGCCGATGACGCCCGTCGGCGTCAACTTCCTCGCCCCGCTGCTCGTCCACACCCCGGACGTGATCCGCACGGTCGCCGTCACCATGGACCTCGAACCCACCGAGGTCGCCATCGAGCGCATGCTGACGGAGAAGACGAACGACGAGGCCGAAGCCAGCCGCCAGGCCAAGCTGAACCGCACGGTCGACCCGCGTGACATCGCGTCGAACTCCCGTCTGGACCAGCGCGGCGAGGACCTCGCGAGCGGCGCGGCCGGCGTCAATCTCGTCGGCTACATCACCGTCTCGTCCCGTTCCCCCGAAGCCCTCGCGCGCGACAAGCGCACCATCCGGGCCTCGGCCGGGAAGTCGTATCTGAAGCTGGAGTGGTGCGACCGCGAGCACCACAGGGCCTTCGTCAATACGCTGCCGTTCGCGACCGGCATCCGACGCTAGAGACGTAGAGGCGAGGGCTGCCACCATGCGGGATCCGCTGACCATCCTCACGGACGCCTTCACGTCCTTCCTGTTCGGGAAGGTGGAGACGACCAGACTTCCCGTGCGTACGTCGACGGGGCAGGCCCAGGCGGTCTATCTGCCGACGGCCGCCCCCGGCCTCGGCGACTCGGGCGTGATCATCGGGCGCGAGGTGTACTCCGGCAAGGGATACATCTACGACCCGTTCCAGCTCTACGGCCAGCAGCTCCCGGCCCCCCACTGGCTGGTGCTCGGCGAGTCGGGCAACGGCAAGTCGGCGCTCGAGAAGACGTACGTCCTGCGGCAGTTGAGGTTCAAGGACCGCCAGGTCGTCGTCCTCGACGCGCAGGGCGAGGACGGCGTCGGCGAATGGAACCTCATCGCCCAGGAGCTGGGGATAACTCCCATCCGCCTCGACCCGACGGCCGCCCTGGACATGGGCATCCGCCTCAACCCGCTGGACCCCTCGATCACCACGACGGGTCAGCTCGCCCTGCTCCGCACGATCATCGAAGTCGCGATGGGGCACGGCCTCGACGAGCGCTCGGGCTTCGCGCTCAAGGTCGCCCACGCGTACGTGAACGAGACGATCGTGGAACGCCAGCCGGTCCTGACCGACATCGTGGAGCAGCTGCGCCACCCGGAGCCGGAGTCGGCCGAGGCCATGAACGTCGCCATAGACGACGTACGGGCATGGGGTCTGGACGTCGCGCTCGTCCTGGACCGCCTGGTGGACGGTGACCTGCGGGGCATGTTCGACGGCCCGACCACGGTCGGCATCGACCTGGACGCGCCGCTGATCGTCTTCGACCTCTCGCACATCGACCGCAACTCGATCGCGATGCCGATCCTGATGGCGATCGTGGGCGTCTGGCTCGAACACACGTGGATCCGCCCTGACCGCAAGAA from Streptomyces sp. BA2 encodes:
- a CDS encoding SCO6880 family protein, which gives rise to MTTQSHVSHPVAPRRTYLIGRARPNAIVGKNRETGEIALIIAGAFVGMMCGLLVPVLSLRIVLLMGFPMLAIAAVYVPYKGRTFFKWFEINRSYKRSLKHGTAYRSATPEAGVRFDGREVEVGPPPGIGRISWLAAPFGPDEIAVLLHADRRTVTAAIEIEGPGVGLRDSEDQEALVDRFGTLLKHVANGDGFVTRLQMLARTLPADPDAHAKDVTVRGDDRALPWLQQSYEQLQSMVSTSSEQHRAYLVACMHYSRDLAAEAQAMARASRPHGGRKLDKDAGLAVVMARELTDICSRLQEADIRVRQPLGQGRLSSLVHSMYDPDHPIDHIQAMTKRNAWPAELDAMEPTYLQAKTRESSTRAPWCHATAWVKEWPMTPVGVNFLAPLLVHTPDVIRTVAVTMDLEPTEVAIERMLTEKTNDEAEASRQAKLNRTVDPRDIASNSRLDQRGEDLASGAAGVNLVGYITVSSRSPEALARDKRTIRASAGKSYLKLEWCDREHHRAFVNTLPFATGIRR
- a CDS encoding ATP-binding protein — protein: MRDPLTILTDAFTSFLFGKVETTRLPVRTSTGQAQAVYLPTAAPGLGDSGVIIGREVYSGKGYIYDPFQLYGQQLPAPHWLVLGESGNGKSALEKTYVLRQLRFKDRQVVVLDAQGEDGVGEWNLIAQELGITPIRLDPTAALDMGIRLNPLDPSITTTGQLALLRTIIEVAMGHGLDERSGFALKVAHAYVNETIVERQPVLTDIVEQLRHPEPESAEAMNVAIDDVRAWGLDVALVLDRLVDGDLRGMFDGPTTVGIDLDAPLIVFDLSHIDRNSIAMPILMAIVGVWLEHTWIRPDRKKRIFLVEEAWHIINSPFVAQLFQRLLKFGRRLGLSFVAVVHHLSDVVDGAAAKEAAAILKMASTRTIYAQKADEARATGRVLGLPRWAVEIIPTLTPGIAVWDVNGNVQVVKHLITETERPLVFTDRAMTESSADQLLGDDAMRAAELEAEERAAYMEQQMNGPSSSRSGVA